The following proteins are encoded in a genomic region of Phragmites australis chromosome 9, lpPhrAust1.1, whole genome shotgun sequence:
- the LOC133929280 gene encoding chaperone protein dnaJ C76, chloroplastic-like, whose product MASPLLSPPLLADWLATPLRSFPCSHPTRPLATAGFAGAVRSNQHRSWSARGRRDLRISSTAAEAEYGRPEEDVADDYYSVLGVMPDAAPEEIKKAYYSCMKACHPDLSGDDPDVTNFCMFINEVYSVLSDPAQRAVYDEIHGYTAIATNPFFDDSAPKDHVFVDEFTCIGCKNCANICPNVFQIEEDFGRSRVYSQSGSTELIQEAIDSCPVDCIHWTSAAQLSLLENEMRRVERVNVGLMLAGMGNSVDVFRMASARWEKRQAKVLEKVRTRMVNQKNSDTSSSWSEIWGSQARHQSNEEEASERAKRAAAAARRWREYSRRGADRPPTYKLPEAVGNKD is encoded by the exons ATGgcttcccctctcctctctccgccGCTGCTCGCCGACTGGCTTGCGACGCCACTGCGGTCTTTCCCCTGCTCCCACCCCACGCGGCCGCTGGCCACCGCTGGGTTCGCCGGAGCCGTACGGAGCAACCAGCACCGGAGCTGGAGCGCGAGGGGAAGGAGGGACCTCAGGATCTCTTCCACTGCGGCGGAAGCGGAATACGGGAGGCCGGAGGAGGATGTCGCCGACGATTACTACTCAGTTCTTGGTGTC ATGCCAGATGCAGCCCCTGAGGAAATCAAGAAGGCGTACTACAGTTGCATGAAAGCGTGCCACCCCGACCTTAGTGGGGACGACCCTGACGTGACGAACTTCTGCATGTTCATCAACGAGGTTTACTCG GTGCTGAGTGATCCAGCACAACGTGCAGTGTATGATGAGATCCATGGGTATACAGCAATAGCAACCAACCCTTTCTTTGATGACAGTGCACCCAAGGATCATGTGTTCGTTGATGAGTTTACCTGCATTG GATGTAAAAATTGTGCCAATATCTGCCCTAACGTCTTTCAAATTGAGGAGGATTTTGGGAGGTCAAGAGTCTACTCCCAGTCGGGTAGCACAGAACTAATTCAGGAGGCCATTGATAGTTG CCCAGTTGATTGTATTCACTGGACTTCCGCTGCACAACTTTCACTCCTCGAGAATGAAATGCGCAGAGTAGAGAGGGTGAAT GTTGGGTTGATGCTTGCTGGTATGGGAAATTCAGTCGATGTGTTCCGTATG GCAAGTGCACGTTGGGAGAAGAGGCAAGCAAAAGTCTTG GAAAAAGTCAGAACACGGATGGTTAACCAAAAGAATTCAGACACAAGCAGCTCTTGGAGTGAGATCTGGGGATCCCAAGCACGACATCAAAGCAATG aagaagaagcatcaGAGAGAGCCAAGagagcggctgctgctgctagacGGTGGCGAGAATACTCAAGACGAGGCGCAGATAGGCCTCCGACATACAAACTTCCAGAGGCAGTGGGCAACAAAGATTAG